In Janibacter sp. CX7, a single genomic region encodes these proteins:
- a CDS encoding exodeoxyribonuclease III: MRIATWNVNSIRSRVDRVEAWLQRSDVDVLAIQETKAKEEQFPFDRFRDLGYEVAHHGINQWNGVAILSRVGLEDVAIGFDGDPGFGDPVAPEARSIGATCGGVRVWSLYVPNGRTLDDPHMAYKLEWLARLRDRAVEWAADGTPVALCGDWNVAPQDEDVWSMEYFADKTHVSPPERAAFHAFLDAGFTDVVRPHAPGPGTYTYWDYQQLAFPKRRGMRIDFVLGSASFAERVSGAAIDREERKGKGASDHAPVIVGLDGDDGAAVDKPVEGGPAR; the protein is encoded by the coding sequence GTGCGTATCGCGACCTGGAACGTCAACTCCATCCGCTCCCGCGTCGACCGCGTCGAGGCCTGGCTGCAGCGCAGCGATGTCGACGTGCTCGCCATCCAGGAGACGAAGGCGAAGGAGGAGCAGTTCCCCTTCGACCGCTTCCGCGACCTCGGCTACGAGGTGGCCCACCACGGCATCAACCAGTGGAACGGCGTGGCGATCCTCTCCCGGGTCGGGCTCGAGGACGTGGCGATCGGCTTCGACGGCGACCCCGGCTTCGGCGATCCGGTGGCCCCCGAGGCACGCTCGATCGGCGCGACCTGTGGCGGCGTGCGGGTCTGGTCCCTCTACGTGCCCAACGGCCGCACCCTCGACGACCCGCACATGGCCTACAAGCTCGAGTGGCTGGCCCGGCTGCGTGACCGCGCCGTCGAGTGGGCCGCCGACGGCACCCCCGTCGCCCTCTGCGGCGACTGGAACGTCGCGCCCCAGGACGAGGACGTGTGGTCGATGGAGTACTTCGCCGACAAGACCCACGTCTCCCCGCCGGAGCGGGCCGCCTTCCACGCCTTCCTCGACGCGGGCTTCACCGACGTCGTGCGCCCGCACGCCCCCGGCCCCGGCACCTACACCTACTGGGACTACCAGCAGCTCGCCTTCCCCAAGCGCCGCGGCATGCGCATCGACTTCGTCCTCGGGTCGGCGTCCTTCGCCGAGCGGGTGAGCGGCGCGGCGATCGACCGCGAGGAGCGCAAGGGCAAGGGCGCGAGCGACCACGCGCCGGTCATCGTCGGTCTCGACGGTGACGACGGCGCGGCCGTGGACAAGCCGGTCGAAGGGGGCCCCGCCCGGTGA
- a CDS encoding SRPBCC family protein: MADFELSRSTHVDADPETVRALLDDFREWVHWSPWEGVDPDLRRTYSGPERGVGATYEWAGNKQAGEGRMRITSSDPAAVVLDLDFLKPFKASNVTRFDLVPSGGAGTGGGTDVSWTMTGRRGAVMSLMGRLFFDKAIGKDFDKGLAALKATAEAR; this comes from the coding sequence ATGGCCGACTTCGAGCTGTCCCGGTCGACGCACGTCGACGCCGACCCGGAGACCGTGCGCGCTCTCCTCGACGACTTCCGCGAGTGGGTGCACTGGTCGCCGTGGGAGGGCGTCGACCCCGACCTGCGGCGCACCTACTCCGGCCCGGAGCGCGGTGTCGGCGCCACCTATGAGTGGGCGGGCAACAAGCAGGCCGGCGAAGGGAGGATGCGCATCACCTCGTCGGACCCCGCCGCGGTGGTGCTGGACCTCGACTTCCTCAAGCCCTTCAAGGCCTCCAACGTCACGCGCTTCGACCTCGTGCCGAGCGGCGGTGCGGGGACCGGCGGTGGCACCGACGTCTCGTGGACGATGACCGGTCGCCGCGGTGCGGTGATGAGCCTCATGGGCCGACTCTTCTTCGACAAGGCCATCGGCAAGGACTTCGACAAGGGGCTCGCCGCGCTCAAGGCGACGGCCGAGGCGCGCTGA